The nucleotide sequence CAGACCACATCGTAATGTAAAACCTCAAATCAAAGCGCATAAAATTGTTTTATTTTATATTCTCAAAAATAAGTGAAAATAATCTTGAACATAATTATTCTAAATTTTCATCTTCAGCCGCACCGGAATCAATTTTTAATTCTACAGGGTTCACATGAACCATGCAGTGTTTGACTTTAGGAAAATTAGCTTCAATCGCATTGTGAACATTCTCGGCAATTGCATGGGAATCTCTAAGCGGCGTATTCTCATCCGCTCCTATCTCCACATCAACATATAATTTTGAACCAAACATTCTTGTCATAAGCAGGTCAAGCGAAATGACGCCTTCCTGGCTTTTAATCAAGTCGGACATCTTTCTTTCAGTCTCATCGTCACACGACTTGTCGACCATTTTGTCAAGCGCTTCTTTGCAGATATTATATGCGGCTTTCACAATGAACAAGCATATAACAACGCTGGCTAACGGATCGCAAATGGGGAAACCCAATCTGGCTCCCAAAATACCGATAAAACTTCCTACTGAAGAAAGCGCGTCGCTTCTATGATGCCATGCGTCTGCAAGCAATGCCGTAGAGTCAACCTTTTTTCCATAAAACCTTGTGTACCAAAACATGCCTTCTTTAACAACAATCGAAATAACCGCCGCAACTAAAGCTAACGCCCCGGGCACAGCCAAATCTCCGTAATTGCCGCCGAAAATTTTTTTGACGCCTGTTATTCCAACTCCAATACCGGTTATAAACAAGACAATAGCAAGCACGATTGCAGCTATACATTCCATTCGGTCGTGACCGTAAGGGTGTTCCTGATCCGGATCTTTCGCCGCCGCGTTCGCCCCAATCATCACAATAATAGTGCTGAACACGTCCGAAACAGAGTGAATCGCGTCACTTATCATAGCTCCTGAATTTGCTATAACACCCACAACAAACTTTATAGCTGAAAGAAGCACGTTAACAACTATACTTATGTTTGAAACACGCATTATAATCTTTTTGCTGCTTTGGCTGTTAAGTACCTCGTTCTCCATAATCACACTCCCTATGTCTATTGAAATCAATACTTTTAATATGTATGCTGAAAAATTAATTTTATGACATATTTTATTCCAAATAATCTTTCAGCTTTTTACTGCGGCTGGGATGACGAAGTTTTCTTAAAGCCTTAGCTTCTATCTGACGAATCCTTTCACGGGTTACATTAAACTCTTTGCCAACCTCTTCAAGAGTTCTTGCTCTGCCGTCGTCCAAACCAAATCTAAGTCTAAGCACTTTTTCTTCTCTCGGAGTTAATGTGCTCAAAACGTCCACCAGCTGCTCCTTTAACAAAGTAAATGTAGCGGCGTCGGACGGCGCCGGTGCGTCATCATCACGGATAAAGTCGCCGAGATGGCTGTCCTCTTCCTCGCCTATCGGCGTCTCCAAAGAAACAGGTTCCTGAGCAATCTTTAAAATTTCTCCAACCTTGTCAACCGGCATATTCAGCTCTTTTGCGACTTCCTCCGGTATCGGGTCGCGTCCAAGTTCCTGCACTAGCTGCCTTGAAACACGAACAAGCTTGTTTATAGTCTCAACCATATGAACAGGTATTCTAATAGTCCTCGCCTGGTCGGCAATCGCTCTGGTTATAGCCTGTCTTATCCACCATGTAGCATATGTTGAGAATTTATATCCCTTTGTGTAATCGAACTTCTCAACAGCCTTTATAAGACCTAAATTTCCCTCCTGGATAAGGTCAAGGAACAACATACCGCGGCCAACATACCGCTTCGCTATGCTGACAACCAGTCTGAGATTTGCTTCTGCAAGCTTGCGTTTTGCGTTAACGTCGCCCTCGCTCATTCTCTTGGCTAGGTCAGCTTCCTCAGCCCCTGTCAAAAGATTAACTTTTCCTATCTCTTTAAGATACATTCTAACCGGGTCGTCTATGCTAACGCCGTCAGGCACAGACATATCCTCCAGTTCTTCCTCTGTAACCTCATCGCTTTCATCCACAACAGGTTCAGGGTCTATGCTTCCGACGATTTCTATACCCTGTTTCTCTATTATTTCATATATTTTATCTATCTGCTCTGAATCCAATTCCAGTTCTTCCAGCTTGTCCGCAACTGTTTTGTATTCAATCATTCCGAGCTTTTTGCCGTCCTCCAGCAATCCTTGAATTATCTGAGCCTTTTTCTTGGCAACGGCAATATCAACTTTTTTCGTCTCAGCCCCCTGTTTTTCAACCGGCCTAGAACTTTCGGAAACACCGGCGCCGGTTTTTGAAGCCTGTTTTGACGATTTATTTGTCACGTCTTTTGAACCGCTCTCTTTAGCTTCCGTATTCTCAACATCCATAAGCTCTTGATTTTCAGCATTCTTATTTAATTCTTCATTATTTTTCATAATATATAACCCCCGTTATTCTTTTTTCTTCCGCTTTAGCTCAAAGAGCCGTTTTAATTCTTCTTCATCCCCGGAACTAATCGCCTTTTCTTTAATACGTTCTTCTTTTGATAAAGCGATAATCTCCAAAGGTTTTTTGGAAGCTTCATATTTATCTTTTATATTTTTATCACTTATTAAAATATTGGATATTTCTCCCACATTCTCAGGTGAGCATCTGTTCAGAATATCATTCCCTTCTGTGCCCTCGCCGCTCTCATATAATTCAAACAAAAGCGAAGCCAGCCTCTTATGTAATTCTGAACGTATAAAATCATCAGGGACTATTCCGGACTCTTTGACAAGCCCTATAACCCTTTTATCAGTCATCAGACACAAAAGCAGTCTTTCAGCATTAAAAAGCTCTCTGTCCCGATGACTGGCTGAAACTCCTCCTGTCATTATGTCCCGCTCTCTCCGTTGTTTATTTTCCTCCCGGCGTCTTAAAATAGCCTTTTCCTTATTTTCTATTCCGCTTATGCCGGCTGAAATACTTTCCGGACTGATAGAAAGCTCTTCTGCTATTTTGCTGATATATATTTCCCTCTGAGCCTGGTTTTTAACCCTAGATAAAATTACTGACACCTCATTCAAAAAGTCAACCTTATCATCCAAATCATCCAGGTTATATTTTAACTCCGCCTCGGCAACTTTATACTCAATCAAAGGCCTTGCCTTTTCAATCAGAACACTAAACATATCAGGGCCTTTCATCTTTATAAACTCATCCGGATCCTTGCCGTCGGTTACCGTCAGAACTCGCACCTTTACGTCAGCGTCGAAGAGAATATCTCCGGCTCTTATTGTAGCCTTTTTGCCTGCTTCGTCGTTATCATAACATAAAACGGCTCTTGGAGCATACCGTTTAACCAATTTTGCCTGTTCCGGCGTGAAAGCTGTACCCAAAGACGCTACGGCGTTATTAAATCCATTCTGATGAAGAGACACAACATCCATATATCCCTCCATAAGAAGAAGCCTGTCAGCCTTTGCGTTTTTAGCTATATTCAAACCAAATAGATTATCTTTTTTCTTAAACACCAATGTTTCAGGCGTGTTCCAATATTTTGGAGCGTCGGTACCGTCTTTTACTACACGTCCGCCGAAAGCTATAACATTCCCTCTGACGTCTATAATCGGAAAAATAACTCTGCCGTCATAAAATGCGTCATAAAATGTTCCGTTATCACGCTTTTTCACCAATCCGGCGTCCAGCATATCATTTTCATTATACCCTTTTTTCTTTAAAAAATTTATTAAATTTGACCATCCCTCAGGAGCGTATCCCAATCCAAACCGCTTTATCGTTGAATTACTAATCATGCGGTTTTTCAGATACGTTAATCCCGGTTCACCCGCCGGACTTGCTAAACACTCAAAAAAGTATCTCGCCGCCTGAGCATTAATCTCGTATATCTTTTCACGTTTTTTTGATATGGCCAGCTGTTTCTGCTTGTCCCTGCCGGTTCTGTTGTCCGGCATTTCCATATGTACCCTGTCCGCCAAATATTTTAAGGCATCCATAAAATCAAGGTTCATCGCCGCCTGTATGAAATGAATAACGTTTCCTCCTGCGCCGCAGCCAAAGCAATGAAACATCTGTTTATCAGGCGAGACCGACAAAGACGGAGACTTTCTGTCATTATGCAGAGGGCAGAGCCCCATCATATTATTGCCTGTGCGTTTTAAAGTTGTATACTCGGAAATAATATCAACGATATCGTTTCTCATTACAACTTCATCTATAAAGCTTTGAAAATCAGAACCAGCCATTATTATTTCCTTTCTAAAAAATAGTATTTTAAACTTAAAATCAATTTACCCAAAACTTAGGTATAAACAGCTCCTCATACCTTGCAATAGCGAACGGGTCGCTCATTCCGGCTATATAATCCATAGCTATTATACTATTATCGTCTGTCCTGCTGTTGTTTCTGGCGTCGGCAGGAATCAGGTCAATATCATTTACAAATCTTGAATAAAGCCCTTCAATAATATTTTTTGCCTTATCCTCTTCTGTTGCAACTTCTGCATTTTTATTCAAATAAACATTGTCAAACAAAAACTGTCTCAGCCCCATCATCGCGTCATATATATCAGGCTCCATCACAATATCATGCTCCATCACAATATCATGCTCGCTTCCTGAGATAGCCGCCTTTATCATGGTATCTATTCTTGCTGAATGTCTGTTGCCTAACACATCAGAAAACTCTTTAGGTATATCGTTCTCGCTGAGCAAACCTCCGCGTATCGAATCGTCAATATCATGGTTCACATAGGCGATTTTATCAGCGACCGCAACAATACGCCCTTCCAGTGTGTCCGCTCTTTTTGCTCCGGTGTGGCATACAATACCGTCTCTCACCTCATATGTAAGATTCAGTCCGCCTCCGCCCTCCAAAACATCAACCACTCTCAAACTCTGCTCATTGTGTTTAAACCCGGTCGGGCAAATCTCGTTTAAAACTCTCTCGCCCATATGCCCGAACGGAGTATGACCCAAATCATGCCCAAGTGCAATCGCCTCAGTCAAATCCTCATTCAAACAAAGCGAGCGGGCTATTGTCCTGGCTATCTGAGCAACTTCCAGCGTATGCGTCAGCCGCGTACGGTAATGGTCTCCCATTGGGGATATAAAAACCTGCGTTTTATGTTTAAGTCTTCTGAATGCTTTTGAGTGGATTATTCTGTCACGGTCTCTTTGAAAATCAGTTCTAATTTCACAAGAGTTTTCACTGCGTACTCTGCCTTTTGACTCGCTGCTCCGAGCCGCTTTCTCAGACAAAATTTCCCTTTCTCTGTTCTCAAGCATTTCCCTGACGCTCAAACACGACACCTCCGCATAAAACAATGTTAAACTCCCTATTAATACTCGCTCTTATACTATTCTACAAAAATAGATTTTTTCCTTTTATCTATTGACAAAATGTACTTTTAATAATAAAATTATTTTATATTACTAATTTTGAAAGGTGTTTCTATGATTCCTCCTACATTATCACCAAGACTAAACAAAATATCTGAACTCATAAACGATTCAGACGTAACAGCGGATATAGGAACCGACCATGCTTATCTGCCGGTATCTTTGGTATATAGCGGCAAATCAAAATATGTCATCGCCTCGGATATAAAAACCGGGCCTATAAAAAGAGCGGAATCAACCGTAAAAAAATATGATATGTCTGATTTTATCAGCCTCAGACAAGGCGCAGGACTGGAAACAATAACCCCCGGCGACAATGTTGATACAATAGTAATAGCCGGAATGGGCGGTCTTGTAATCTCAAGTATCCTCGAGAACTCACCGGAAATCTTAAATCAGGCAAAGAAAATAATACTCCAGCCTATGACTATGGTTCCTGAACTTAGGGATTATCTGTATAAAGGAGACTTTAAAAATATAAAAGAATACCTGGCGGTTGAGGAAAACAAAATATATAATATTATTTCAGCTGAACCGGGTAAAGATAAATATGAAGAGCCGTCGCCTGTTGAGTTATTCCTCGGACGCAGTCTTATAAATGAGCGTCCTGAACATTTCAGCTCTTATGTAAAGCGGCAGGAAAACAAAGTTCGGAAGATTATTGACGGACTCAGCAAATCATCAGAACCTGAAAATATAGAAAAAATTAGGTATTATAAAAATTTATTATCTGATATTGAAAAATTTATCATCGGCTAGGAGGAATTTATATGCCAAAAGTGAAGGATATTGCCGAATATATTGAAAGCTTAGCCCCTAAAACCCTGGCTGAGCCTTGGGACAACGTCGGACTAATGGTCGGTGATATGGACAGTAATGTTGAGAGCGTATACGTAACCCTTGATGTTACTTCTGAAAATATTGAAGAGGCCGTAAACTGCGGGGCTGATTTAATCGTTTCACACCATCCGCTTATTTTCACCTCAATAAACAGAGTGATTGAACAAGACGTCACAGGAAGCATTGTCAGAAGTCTAATTAAAAATGACATTTCTGTATATAGCGCCCACACAAACTTTGACATAGCCGACGGCGGAATGAATGATATATTATGCGATAAACTCGGCCTTTCAGGGGTGCGCCGCTTTACTGAATCTGAATGTACTGACCCATTTGGAAAACCGCTTGACCGAATCGGACGGGTAGGAATCCTAGATACTCCGATAGAAATGGCCGATTTTGTTGACTATGTAAAAAATGTTTTGGGATGTATGGCTATCAGCTACGTGGGAAGCGAATCCGAAATAATCTCCACAGCTGCAGTGTGCAGCGGCAGCGGCGGAGACTTGATTTATAACGCCTATAACGCCGGAGCCGACGTTTACGTGACTTCAGAAATAAAGCACCACGAGGCACAGCTGGCATTGGAGCTTGGAATAAACTTAATTGACGCGGGTCATTTTGAAACCGAAAATATTATATGTGATTTTATGGAAGACTATTTGCTAAGCCGATTTGATGATATTTCAATAACAAAATCAACCATGCTGCCTTATAAAAGAAGATAAATAAGTACCTAATGCGCTTTTATAATTTATTTTAACTTAAATTCTTAATCTACGAACCATTTATATTAATTGCAAAGTTTATATAAAGAATTTTTTACAGATTATATTATACACATGCAGTTGCTTCATTTTGTACTTTGAATCTAATACAGTGTGAAGTCAACAGATAGCTAGATATAATTTAAATGGTGTTTATAGTGAACGACACATCGGTTGGGCTGTGACCACACTTTTTAAAGTATGTGTAATACAACTCACTTTGTATTGATAAACCTACAATGTCAATTGTGACTACACTTTTATTTAAAAGTGTATGTCTTATAAACTATATAATGTGATATAAACTATAAATGCCAATAATTAACTTCGTTGATATAATAATCAAACTTAGTTGTGATGTACAAACGAAGTACGCCGCGTAAGGCGCGCAGTCGCGGAAAATTTGTAATTAGAAAGGTTTATAACAAACTATTCTAAATATGTTCACGCTACGCGTGAGATGGTAGTTCACCTAACGAGGCAGACGTCGTCTGCCCTACCGATGTTCACTATAAACACTGTATATACGGAAATAATTGAAAATGAACAATAAAGTTTATCGAAAAGTTTAGGTATATAATAAAAATAAATATTAAAATTCTATAAAAATGTGGTATAGCAAGCATCGGTAGGGCGTGCGAAGTACGCCGCGTAAGGCGCGCAGTCGCGGAAAACTTGTAATTAGAAAGGTTTATAACAAACTATTCTAAATATATTCACGCTTTGCGTGAGATGGTAGTTCACCTAACGAGGCAGACGTCGTCTGCCCTACCGATGTTCACTATAAACACTGTATATACGGAAATAATTGAAAATGAANNNNNNNNNNNNNNNNNNNNNNNNNNNNNNNNNNNNNNNNNNNNNNNNNNNNNNTATAAAAATGTGGTATAGCAAGCATCGGTAGGGCGTGCGAAGTACGCCGCGTAAGGCGCGCAGTCGCGGAAAACTTGTAATTAGAAAGGTTTATAACAAACTATTCTAAATATATTCACGCTTTGCGTGAGATGGTAGTTCACCTAACGAGGCAGACGTCGTCTGCCCTACCGATGTTCACTATAAACACTGTATATACGGAAATAATTGAAAATGAACAATAAAGTTTATCGAAAAGTTTAGGTATATAATAAAAATAAATATTAAAATTCTATAAAAATGTGGTATAGCAAGCATCGGTAGGGCGTGCGAAGTACGCCGCGTAAGGCGCGCAGTCGCGGAAAACTTGTAATTAGAAAGGTTTATAACAAACTATTCTAAATATATTCACGCTTTGCGTGAGATGGTAGTTCACCTAACGAGGCAGACGTCGTCTGCCCTACCGATGTTCACTATAAACACTGTATATACGGAAATAATTGAAAATGAAACAATAAAGTGTATAGAAAAGTTGACGTTTATAATAAAAATAAATATAAAAATTTTATAAAAATGTGGTATAGCAAGCATCGGTAGGGCGTGCGAAGTACGCCGCGTAAGGCGCGCAGTCGCGGAAAACTTGTAATTAGAAAGGTTTATAACAAACTATTCTAAATATATTCACGCTTTGCGTGAGATGGTAGTTCACCTAACGAGGCAGACGTCGTCTGCCCTACCGATGTTCACTATAAACACTGTATATACGGAAATAATTGAAAATGAAACAATAAAGTGCATAGAAAAGTTGAGGTATATAATAAAAATAAATATAAAAATTTTATGCTAGATGGCCCTAACACTTCTGACCGCTTTATTGTAGTCTTTCCATTTTTATTGTGTGTCCAGTAAAGACTTTGTATATATTTTAACTTAATTCTTAATACATATTCTAGTTTTGGCTATGCTTATAATCACTGCAAATTTATTTTTTAATATAACAGTTTAAAAGAGTTCCAAAGTTATATATGAAAATTATAACGTATCAGATTATATAAACTCAGCAAATTTAATTTATTTTTATAATCTAAAACCTTCCGGCGGCGGAACATTTTTGCTTGACTCTTCTAACAAAAACTTTGCCAGAGTTGGTATCTTTTCTCTTATCTCTTCTGCAATAAAACCCGCATAAACAAAAGAACCAAATCTGTTTTGATGCGTATTGTCAATCTCTCCGAATTCTCCTGACTGCATTATTTCATTATAGTCCTGAGGCCAGGCTTTAGGCCTGCCGTATCTTGATTCGCCTATGGTGTTTCCTGAACCGTCTTTTAATGACTGCAAGTATTTGAAATTCTCTTCCCCAATACTGTTAATATAGTTTTTTGACCTTTCAAACAACTCCAGCACAGTGACGTCTTCCGTTTCGCCAACCTGACGAATTGCTCTGATATAGGCATATTCTCCGAATTCGTCTGTCCCTCCGTGATTACCGGGAACTGAAGCGATTTTTCCATCTTTAAAAACACCTCTTGGAGGAGGTGTGAGCAAAACAGGCGCTGCACCGCGCTTTCTTATTTTATCAATATAAAATTTTAAATAGCCCTTATAAGTCGCTCCGCACTCAAAAGAATAAGGCGTGTTTCCAATTGGCAAAACTGTGGGATAAATTCCATTAGAATCAGGCGTTCCGAGCGGCGTGTGTCTTAGTTCTCTTTTTTCATGTCTGGCAGAATCATCATCATTATGGCAAAATTGAATAAATACAAAATCTCCTTCTCTTATTAGTTCATAACACGGGCCTACCCCTTGAGGAAACATTTCTTTAGTAAAGAGTCCATTATCTATAAATCTGCCGTCATTTAAAAAACTTCTGGAGCTTTCACCGCCTTCCGCGCATGAAATAACCGAAACAAATTTATCATCAAAAAAACTTCCTAAATGGTCGCCCCAGCCCCCTATAAAATTTTCACTGTCTTTACCATATGCGGTAACTATCGAATCACCCAATAAAAATACTTTAATCATAATAACACTTATCCGTTTCCCAATAATATTTAGATACAAAAATCCTTCTTTTTATGATTTACTATCATATCATATTATAATACATTATTTTATATTAAAATTCAAGCAGACATTTGACTATAAAGCAATTGACATTATAAGACAAATTTTATATAATAATTAGGTATTAATTTTTGTCTGATGAAGTAAAGCTTTAAATCTATGTTTATTTAACTTATTTTATAGTATTCATTCAAACGTATTTCGACGCTCAGTAATTGAATTTTTCATATTTTAACGCTTATATTAACGGTTCTTTGACGAACTTTCGGCCTATATAAATTTGATACAAAGCGAATTACAATAAATCTAAAATTATTAAACTTTTAAATATATTATAAAAAGGCAGGTATGACTATGATTACTTTTATAGCCGGATTAATTATTCTTATTGCCGGCGGAGCTGTTTACGGAAAGGTCTGCGAGAAAATATTTAAACCTGATGATAGAACAACTCCGGCAGTAATGTTGAATGACGGAGTAGATTTTGTTCCTATGAAAAAGTGGAAAAACAGCTTGATACAACTCTTAAATATTGCCGGAACCGGTCCTATATTAGGTCCGATTCAAGGAATTTTATTTGGTCCTATTGCATTCATCACTATACCTATCGGTTGTGTAATAGGGGGAGCGTTTCATGACTATATGAGCGGAATGATTTCCGTAAGGAATGACGGAAAACAAATGCCGTCACTTATTCAGCAATTTTTAGGTAAGCATATTTATGTTGTATATAACATATTTGTCTGTTTGCTAATGCTTTTGGTCGGAGCTGTTTTTATCTATACTCCTGGCGACTTATTTGTAACCGAAATTTTGAAAGGTAACAGTGGATTTTCAAATCCAGTTATTTGGATTGTTTACGGTGCAATATTTGTTTATTACATAATTGCAACCCTGTTTCCTATAGACAAAATAATAGGCAGAGTTTACCCTATCTTTGGGGCTGTACTGATTTTGTCCGCTTTAGGCGTATTTGCGGGACTTTTTATTAAAGGCTATCCGCTGAATGAAATCTGGTCTACTGGAGTTGTCGGCATACATCCCAAAGGTCTGCATTTTATTCCAATCTTTTTTGTAACCGTAGCCTGCGGCATAGTATCTGGATTTCACTCCACACAAGCCACCCTTATCTCAAGGACAATAGGCAATGAAAAAGAGGGCAGAATGACCTTTTACAATATGATGATTGCTGAAGGTTTTATTGCTATGACCTGGGCTGCGGCTGCAATGGGAGTTATGAATCTTGGAC is from Monoglobus pectinilyticus and encodes:
- a CDS encoding SGNH/GDSL hydrolase family protein, producing MIKVFLLGDSIVTAYGKDSENFIGGWGDHLGSFFDDKFVSVISCAEGGESSRSFLNDGRFIDNGLFTKEMFPQGVGPCYELIREGDFVFIQFCHNDDDSARHEKRELRHTPLGTPDSNGIYPTVLPIGNTPYSFECGATYKGYLKFYIDKIRKRGAAPVLLTPPPRGVFKDGKIASVPGNHGGTDEFGEYAYIRAIRQVGETEDVTVLELFERSKNYINSIGEENFKYLQSLKDGSGNTIGESRYGRPKAWPQDYNEIMQSGEFGEIDNTHQNRFGSFVYAGFIAEEIREKIPTLAKFLLEESSKNVPPPEGFRL
- a CDS encoding carbon starvation CstA family protein, with the protein product MITFIAGLIILIAGGAVYGKVCEKIFKPDDRTTPAVMLNDGVDFVPMKKWKNSLIQLLNIAGTGPILGPIQGILFGPIAFITIPIGCVIGGAFHDYMSGMISVRNDGKQMPSLIQQFLGKHIYVVYNIFVCLLMLLVGAVFIYTPGDLFVTEILKGNSGFSNPVIWIVYGAIFVYYIIATLFPIDKIIGRVYPIFGAVLILSALGVFAGLFIKGYPLNEIWSTGVVGIHPKGLHFIPIFFVTVACGIVSGFHSTQATLISRTIGNEKEGRMTFYNMMIAEGFIAMTWAAAAMGVMNLGLANADTPATNVVGIVANSLLGRIGGMIAIIGVIVLPITSGDTALRSLRLMVSDALHIDQSKKRNRLMVSLAIFVLVAALLLFSKLNADGFNILWRYFAWANQTIAIFAFAMIAIYFIQNKKPYILAIIPGMFYAFIITSFILNAQIGFNLSWTISYIIAGILTTAYGYFIIHTGKKSLKLQTQIPN
- a CDS encoding cation diffusion facilitator family transporter; the protein is MENEVLNSQSSKKIIMRVSNISIVVNVLLSAIKFVVGVIANSGAMISDAIHSVSDVFSTIIVMIGANAAAKDPDQEHPYGHDRMECIAAIVLAIVLFITGIGVGITGVKKIFGGNYGDLAVPGALALVAAVISIVVKEGMFWYTRFYGKKVDSTALLADAWHHRSDALSSVGSFIGILGARLGFPICDPLASVVICLFIVKAAYNICKEALDKMVDKSCDDETERKMSDLIKSQEGVISLDLLMTRMFGSKLYVDVEIGADENTPLRDSHAIAENVHNAIEANFPKVKHCMVHVNPVELKIDSGAAEDENLE
- a CDS encoding deoxyguanosinetriphosphate triphosphohydrolase, whose product is MSVREMLENREREILSEKAARSSESKGRVRSENSCEIRTDFQRDRDRIIHSKAFRRLKHKTQVFISPMGDHYRTRLTHTLEVAQIARTIARSLCLNEDLTEAIALGHDLGHTPFGHMGERVLNEICPTGFKHNEQSLRVVDVLEGGGGLNLTYEVRDGIVCHTGAKRADTLEGRIVAVADKIAYVNHDIDDSIRGGLLSENDIPKEFSDVLGNRHSARIDTMIKAAISGSEHDIVMEHDIVMEPDIYDAMMGLRQFLFDNVYLNKNAEVATEEDKAKNIIEGLYSRFVNDIDLIPADARNNSRTDDNSIIAMDYIAGMSDPFAIARYEELFIPKFWVN
- the dnaG gene encoding DNA primase; its protein translation is MAGSDFQSFIDEVVMRNDIVDIISEYTTLKRTGNNMMGLCPLHNDRKSPSLSVSPDKQMFHCFGCGAGGNVIHFIQAAMNLDFMDALKYLADRVHMEMPDNRTGRDKQKQLAISKKREKIYEINAQAARYFFECLASPAGEPGLTYLKNRMISNSTIKRFGLGYAPEGWSNLINFLKKKGYNENDMLDAGLVKKRDNGTFYDAFYDGRVIFPIIDVRGNVIAFGGRVVKDGTDAPKYWNTPETLVFKKKDNLFGLNIAKNAKADRLLLMEGYMDVVSLHQNGFNNAVASLGTAFTPEQAKLVKRYAPRAVLCYDNDEAGKKATIRAGDILFDADVKVRVLTVTDGKDPDEFIKMKGPDMFSVLIEKARPLIEYKVAEAELKYNLDDLDDKVDFLNEVSVILSRVKNQAQREIYISKIAEELSISPESISAGISGIENKEKAILRRREENKQRRERDIMTGGVSASHRDRELFNAERLLLCLMTDKRVIGLVKESGIVPDDFIRSELHKRLASLLFELYESGEGTEGNDILNRCSPENVGEISNILISDKNIKDKYEASKKPLEIIALSKEERIKEKAISSGDEEELKRLFELKRKKKE
- the rpoD gene encoding RNA polymerase sigma factor RpoD; protein product: MDVENTEAKESGSKDVTNKSSKQASKTGAGVSESSRPVEKQGAETKKVDIAVAKKKAQIIQGLLEDGKKLGMIEYKTVADKLEELELDSEQIDKIYEIIEKQGIEIVGSIDPEPVVDESDEVTEEELEDMSVPDGVSIDDPVRMYLKEIGKVNLLTGAEEADLAKRMSEGDVNAKRKLAEANLRLVVSIAKRYVGRGMLFLDLIQEGNLGLIKAVEKFDYTKGYKFSTYATWWIRQAITRAIADQARTIRIPVHMVETINKLVRVSRQLVQELGRDPIPEEVAKELNMPVDKVGEILKIAQEPVSLETPIGEEEDSHLGDFIRDDDAPAPSDAATFTLLKEQLVDVLSTLTPREEKVLRLRFGLDDGRARTLEEVGKEFNVTRERIRQIEAKALRKLRHPSRSKKLKDYLE
- a CDS encoding tRNA (adenine(22)-N(1))-methyltransferase; the protein is MIPPTLSPRLNKISELINDSDVTADIGTDHAYLPVSLVYSGKSKYVIASDIKTGPIKRAESTVKKYDMSDFISLRQGAGLETITPGDNVDTIVIAGMGGLVISSILENSPEILNQAKKIILQPMTMVPELRDYLYKGDFKNIKEYLAVEENKIYNIISAEPGKDKYEEPSPVELFLGRSLINERPEHFSSYVKRQENKVRKIIDGLSKSSEPENIEKIRYYKNLLSDIEKFIIG
- a CDS encoding Nif3-like dinuclear metal center hexameric protein translates to MPKVKDIAEYIESLAPKTLAEPWDNVGLMVGDMDSNVESVYVTLDVTSENIEEAVNCGADLIVSHHPLIFTSINRVIEQDVTGSIVRSLIKNDISVYSAHTNFDIADGGMNDILCDKLGLSGVRRFTESECTDPFGKPLDRIGRVGILDTPIEMADFVDYVKNVLGCMAISYVGSESEIISTAAVCSGSGGDLIYNAYNAGADVYVTSEIKHHEAQLALELGINLIDAGHFETENIICDFMEDYLLSRFDDISITKSTMLPYKRR